A stretch of DNA from Alteromonas gilva:
GCAATGCCGAGTAATTTGCCACGCTCGCCTTTTTTGGCTAACTCAGCCTGAATATCTTTCATTGTCAGCGAGCACGCTGAGCGGCCTAAACTCAACAACGATAATCCGCCCAGCACAAACCAGCCCGCGGTGATTCCGTCAAAATACCAGGCCCCCAGCACCATAATCAGAATCGACACAACCTGTACTACCATGCCCAGACGCCAAATGTTATGGCGCGCCGCATAATGACGCAAACCTATGCCGATCAAAGCCTGAGGTAACAAAGCACCGGACTCACGAATAGGTACCAGCCAGCTAATCATCCAGGCCGGTGCGCCCAGCGTCAGCATTAACGCGGGCAAGGTTGATTTGGCTGATATAAGTAGATCGGCCAGCTTGGTGCTGGCGAGACTCGCAATAAGTCGAAACTGGTTGGTTTTCAATCTGGGTTATTCCGCAGCTGCCTAACTTAACAGCACGGCCTTAGTCATTAATATCAATCATTTACGCGACAATACCCGGAACGGATCTGCAATAATCACGTAAATGTACAGCCAGACTTCGACTCAGCGCGAACTGGCTGGCGCATTCTCTGCCAGTGTTTTTATATTTTCAAGCGCAACCTGCATGGCTTCATCCACCTCGCTCTCCAGAAAAAGAAAGCTGTAACGGTCGAAAATATTTACGCCAACATTACCGCGACTTGTCCAGATGAGTTCGGTGCCAGACTCAAGCGGCACCAGGCGCATTTCACCGGTCTCTCTCACACCATCGTCATTCCGGCTTAAAGAATAAATTAACTGCCGGTTAAACTGCAGCGACGATATTTCCACAGCGCCGCGTCCAACAATAGTTCCTTCCCATCGCATACGCATACCAATGGCCCTATCAGGGCCATCAAAAATAAGTCTCACGTCGGGATCCATGCGATTTAATACCGTCCATTGTTCCCATTTTCGCAGATCAACAATAACGCCATACACCTCACCGGGCGGCGCATTAATATGAATAGAACGCTCAACCTGATATTCATCAGGTAAAAACATTCCGGCTAAACCCACGATAAGCAGCAAAACAATGATATTCAGGAACCATTTATTGTTCCACATGCTAACTCCCTTAGTGATACCCCACGCCAATTATAACATTAAATTAACAAAATGAGAGTTTCACGGCCTTTTTTGTTTGAAGTAATTCAAACAGGTAGTTTATCACTGCATCAGCATCGACATCGGTTAGCCATTGACACGCAAAACCCTTTCCTGCTGGCGCAACAGACATACGACCGGCATCGGGTGTTGTCACGCTGGCGGTGAGATAACCCGCTTGTATAGTCAGGGCTCGTTCATCGATGGTGAGTAAACTAGTGGCCAGTACATCCCACATAAAATAGGTAAATTCATAGGCGGGAATTGCCGTCACGGTTGCTGCCCAACATTGGCCGGCAAGCTCTGCCAAAGGTGTTTTAATCTTTGCCAGCTCGGCTAAAAACGGCCAGCTCACCGGTAACCGGTTGGTCGCATCGAGCGGCACTACCACCAGCGGTAATTCGGCACTCAGCAAATCATAGGTGGCCTGGGGATGCCAATAGGCATTCCACTCGGCGCTGCCGTCATGATCGTGCATGGCCACATTACCCCTGACTTCAACCGCGCCGCCCATCCATATCACCCGGCTGATCTTAGCTTTTAACCCCGGGTTATGGGTGACCGTTTTTGCCAGGTTAGACGCGGGCCCTGTCATGAGAATCGTCACCGGCACTTCAGCGTTCATGAGTAGCGCTTCGAGCCACTGGTGCGCGGGCTCTGGCTTTAACTGTGAATAGTCAGCCTCGGTGCGTAAAAAGGCAGGCAACGCCCGACACAGACGGGGTTGAGCACGCCAATCTCCAGGAAACGGATTCGGCCCTATAATATTGCCCACTGTGACAGGGACATCCTGCTGATTAAACATCGCCAATATTTTTAGTGTCGACTCAACGGCATCATCGGGGTAACAGTCAGCAGGCGTCACGCATACCCCTATTAATTCCACTTCATCCATACACAGCAAAAACATTAATGACAGCAAATCGTCGATGCCGCCATCGTGATCAAATACGACCTGTTTTTTATTTTTATTCATGGTACTCCCTGACTACCTCTGATTAGAATTAGCAATTATTGCTGTATCGCACATTGGCGCTTTATGTTGCAACCCGCCTGCTTATTTGAGTGTTTTTTGTACGCACCGTAAGATTGTGAAAAATAATGTAATTTGAATAAAGCTAATGTAGTCTAAACTATCACAGCTGGAGTTCATAACCGGTTAGCTTTGCTCAATAGCCTAACCAAGACTGAACCTTTTGGTGAATCGTATGGCAAGCGCCAGTACTACATTGCGCGTCGATGGAGAATTACAATGACCGACAAAAGCCCCCGTTATATCAGTAACCTTACCCGCGATACTTATGCTTTAATCCTGGCCGGCGGGCGAGGCTCCCGATTGCACGACCTTACCACCTGGCGTGCTAAACCTGCGCTGTATTTTGGCGGCAAGTTCCGGATTATTGATTTTCCACTATCCAACTGTGTTAATTCAGGTATACGCCGTATAGGCGTGATTACTCAGTATAAATCACACTCATTAATCCGTCACTTAGTGCGTGGTTGGGGTCACTTTAAAAAAGAATTAGGCGAGTCCGTTGAGATATTACCTGCCTCGCAGCGATTTTCTGAAAACTGGTATGAAGGCACGGCCGACGCGGTGTTCCAGAACATTGATATTATCCGCGACGAACTCCCTAAATATGTGATGATTTTGTCAGGCGACCACATCTATCGTATGGACTACGGTAACCTGCTCGCCCGCCATGTTGAAAGTGGTGCAAAAATGACGGTGTGCTGTTTAAAAGTGCCACTTGAAGAGGCCGCGGGTTCATTTGGTGTTATGTCGGTAGACGAAAATTATCGCATTAATGGCTTTACCGAAAAACCAGCGTCACCCGATCCCATACCCAATCAACCGGATCTATGCCTGGCGTCCATGGGTAACTATGTATTCGATACCGAATTCTTATTTGAGCAACTTCGCCGTGACGCCGAAACTTCAGGTTCGGAACGTGATTTTGGTAAAGACATCATTCCCAGCATTATTGAAGATCACGATGTGTATGCGTATCCATTCCAAAGTGCCAATAACGAACATGTCTATTGGCGCGATGTCGGCACACTCGACTCGTTCTGGGAGGCCAACATGGAAATGGTTGCGCCGGTACCTGCGCTTAATTTGTACGACCGCAAATGGCCTATCTGGACCTATCAGGAACAGTTACCGCCAGCCAAGTTTGTATGGGAAGATCACGATCGGCGCGGCGAAGCCATCAACTCGGTAGTCTCCGGGGGGTGTATTATTTCGGGTTCTACCCTGCGACGCTCATTGTGCTTCTCCAACGTACGCGTGCACTCTTATGGCTTAATAGAAGAAGCGGTTATTTTGCCTGATGTAGAAATAAAACGTCACTGTAAACTGCGTAAAGTGATCATTGACCGCGGCTGCGTAATACCAGAAGGCACTGTTATCGGATACGACCACGACGAAGACCGCCGTCGCGGTTTTAAAGTATCAGAAAAAGGCGTGGTACTGGTTACCCGGGAAATGCTTGGCCAACCCGTTGGCGGCGGCGCTATCCCTAAAAATTAAACGCAGATGCTTACGCGGTTACTGCGCTCTGGCTGCCGCCAGATCCCGTGGTAATCGCTTAGCTGTCCAGGCAAATACGCTTATCGACAATATAAAGGGCACAACCAGCCATTCCAGCGCTTTTATCAGCCCCGTCAACCCACCATATACTGGCGCATAATAATCGCTCAGGATGCCAACGAACGTCGGACCGCCGCCAAGCGCTATCAGGTTTAAAATAAAGAAAAACAGCGCCGTCGACATCGCCCGGCAGTTGGCTGGAGACAGCGTTTGTGCCATCGCAAAACAAGGGCCAAAATAGGTCCCGGATGTGACCAATAATACCGTAAACCCGCTAATGGCCAGCCAAAGCGTTTCGGTATGAATCGCCACGATAAAAGCCGGTACCCCCAGGCATAACGCTACCGCCGGCAAGGCTGCATAAGCACCGGGTTGTGTGCGTCCCCAACGATCAGCAATGGCCCCGCCTGCCCACACCCCAAGAGCATATAAGGTGCCGTTAATCACACCGAAGACCACCAGTAACCCGACCACACTTACCTCGCTAAAACGGCGCACAAAAAAATCCATCTGCCAGGCAATTACCGCATAGTTGGCAAAGGACGATAAGGTGATGCCCATTACCATTCCCCACCAACTCGGGGTTCTCAATAGCCGTTTAACTGACGCCGACACCGGCATTTGACGCTCAGTTTGCTGCTGTTGTCGGGTGGGCTCCTTCACCGTAAAACGCAGCAGCAGCGCCAGTATTATGCCGGGTAAACCAACGGCTATCATCACTGTACGCCAGTTTGCCTGCCCGCCACTTAACACAAAAGCTGATGCTAAATAAGCGAGCATAATGCCAAACGGAATACCCAGCGCGTATATTGCCATTGCCGTTGCCCGCTGTTTAGGCTGGAATAAATCAGCAATGATACTATGTGCTGGCGGCGTGCCGCCCGCCTCGCCAATGCCAACGCCTATCCGGCATAATACTAACTGCAGGTAATTCCCGGCCAGGCCGGATAACGCGGTAAAGCCACTCCACAAGGTTAATGAAATGGCGACAATATTAATGCGATTGGACCGGTCGGCCAGCCAGGCAATGGGGATACCGGTTAAGGTATATAACAACGCAAAGTATATTCCTTTTAAATAGCCAAGCTGGGCATCATCGAGGCCAAGATCGGCTTTAATAAACGGCGATAAAATGCCGATGATTTGCCGGTCGATAAAATTAACCGCATACACCAGGGTCAGCATTAATAATACGTAATAACGATAGCGGTTAGCCGGTAGTGTCGGCTCAGGCTGGGTGGTTGATTGCAAAAGAGTCTCCGGTCACTCGTTGGTATCAGGGCTTGTTGACGAGCCGGGCCAGGCCTCACAGACCTATGCTGCGTGCGCAGTAATGCCCTGGCAACTTATACCCATATATAACAAGAATTAAGTCGCATAAGCGTTGAATGACCGTGATAATACCGTATTGGTATTAATTCTACAGAGTAAATTTGGTGCAACAATGCATATAGATGAGTTGTTATCGCAAACTTCAACATTGGAAAACATAGCAACAGATCGCTGGCAATGCTGCCACCCCGGACTGCCCGATAACTGGGGCCAGGGGCGCACTGCCTTTGGGGGTATCACTGCCGGCTTCCTGCATCATGCGCTGAGCCTGGTGGTCGACAACGACCGTTCACTGCGCGCTTACCACACCAATTTTGTTGGCCCGGTCAATTTTAATACCCCCTTTACGCTGGAGGTAGAGAAGCTGCGCAGTGGTCGCAATATGTCTCAGTACCTGGCGAAATTAATTCAAAATGAGAGCGTTTGCGTGTGTGTTCAGGCCTGTTTTGGGGTGAGTCGCGACTCTAAAATTGTGGTCAATAAGTTGCCCTCACACACTATGCAGTTGCCTAAAAAAGCGAAGTTTATTCCGCAAATCCCAAAGGTTACTCCGAAGTTTTTCCGCCATTATGAACTGGCAATAGAACAGGGCCAAATACCGTTCAGCTGGAGCAAACACAGTCACTATCACGGCTGGATGCGCTTAAAGCAGCCCGTCAGTCAGTTTACTTACACTCACCTTATCTCGCTCATTGATGCCTGGCCGCCAGCGGTGATTCAGCAGTTAAAACTACCAGCCCCGGTGAGTACAGTGAGTTGGGATATTGAAATCATTGAACCTATGGATACCACCTCAGGCAACCCATGGTTTGCCTATCAGGTAGATACCAAACTGGCCAATGGAGGATATGCCCATACCGAAGCGACCATTTGGGATGACAAGGACCGGGTGGTGGCGCTTAGTCGCCAGACTATTGCTGTGTTTGACTGAGCACTCGGTAATTTGTCAGCACGAAGGCACTGCACCATATAAAAAACCCGGACAAGCCGGGTAAAATGAGACGCTATTGCTAGCATCTGAGCCACTGTTAGCGCGGTTATAATTGTTATAAAACTCACTTCAAAGCGGCGCAGCAGCGGCGCTTATCAAGCCGCATACGATTATTATCGCACACGCTTCACAACGCCTTTTGCAGACTACGCTGTCCCGAAATGAAGATTGCCCGGCTTACGCCGGGCAACGATTAACTAATCCCCTCGTGTGGGTTGAGAATGGTGATTAGTTAAAACCGTAACGGATACCCAGCGCGTAGCGGGTACCATACTGACGTGCAAACAGGAACTGCTCTTCGTAACGACCATACCCCTGTTCCGTTTCGTTAGTCAGATTCAGCGCATCAAAGAACACGGTTACACGTTCATTGATATCATAGTTAACGCTCATATCCAGCTGTCCGTAATCCTTAAAGAACTGCGGCGGTGCGTCAGCTGAACCCTGCGCCTGACCCACACCCAGCAGGTAGTCGTCGCGCCATGCATAGGTAAATTTCACAGACAGGTCGTCTTTTTCGTAAAACGCCTGCAGGTTAGCTGAATCACCTAAACCCGTTAATGGAGCCTGTTGCGTTAGGCTGTCAACGTCAAACTCAACATCGCCATCAACAAAGGTCGCATTCACACCTAAACCAAAGCCCGTCTCACCAAACATATGCTGTACGGCGACTTCGATCCCATCAACCGACTTAGAATCCGTATTGGCAGGCTGACTGATGTTCCATACGATCAACGGATCGTTGCTGTTAGGTTCGATCTGGCCATCGGCATTACCGTGACCATTCGCCAGCATTTGTTCAAAAATTGCAGTACTGGTGGCTTGCTCGCCGCGTCCTTCGATATCGGCAATCGCTTGCTGATAACGAGGGCCGTTAAAGATGTCGTATAAACCATCAATTGTCGTTTCAGTAATCGTCGTTTGGATAAAGTTATCTACGTCTTTCTTAAAGAAACCCACATACGCATAGCTGGCTTCATCGTAGTAATACTCCAGCGTGATATCCAGGTTAGTTGATTCAAATGGCAACAAGTTAGGATTACCCTGACCACCGGTGCGGGCGCCCGGCTTCGGGCTACCGCTTAA
This window harbors:
- a CDS encoding SRPBCC family protein is translated as MWNNKWFLNIIVLLLIVGLAGMFLPDEYQVERSIHINAPPGEVYGVIVDLRKWEQWTVLNRMDPDVRLIFDGPDRAIGMRMRWEGTIVGRGAVEISSLQFNRQLIYSLSRNDDGVRETGEMRLVPLESGTELIWTSRGNVGVNIFDRYSFLFLESEVDEAMQVALENIKTLAENAPASSR
- a CDS encoding nucleoside hydrolase, encoding MNKNKKQVVFDHDGGIDDLLSLMFLLCMDEVELIGVCVTPADCYPDDAVESTLKILAMFNQQDVPVTVGNIIGPNPFPGDWRAQPRLCRALPAFLRTEADYSQLKPEPAHQWLEALLMNAEVPVTILMTGPASNLAKTVTHNPGLKAKISRVIWMGGAVEVRGNVAMHDHDGSAEWNAYWHPQATYDLLSAELPLVVVPLDATNRLPVSWPFLAELAKIKTPLAELAGQCWAATVTAIPAYEFTYFMWDVLATSLLTIDERALTIQAGYLTASVTTPDAGRMSVAPAGKGFACQWLTDVDADAVINYLFELLQTKKAVKLSFC
- the glgC gene encoding glucose-1-phosphate adenylyltransferase, with protein sequence MTDKSPRYISNLTRDTYALILAGGRGSRLHDLTTWRAKPALYFGGKFRIIDFPLSNCVNSGIRRIGVITQYKSHSLIRHLVRGWGHFKKELGESVEILPASQRFSENWYEGTADAVFQNIDIIRDELPKYVMILSGDHIYRMDYGNLLARHVESGAKMTVCCLKVPLEEAAGSFGVMSVDENYRINGFTEKPASPDPIPNQPDLCLASMGNYVFDTEFLFEQLRRDAETSGSERDFGKDIIPSIIEDHDVYAYPFQSANNEHVYWRDVGTLDSFWEANMEMVAPVPALNLYDRKWPIWTYQEQLPPAKFVWEDHDRRGEAINSVVSGGCIISGSTLRRSLCFSNVRVHSYGLIEEAVILPDVEIKRHCKLRKVIIDRGCVIPEGTVIGYDHDEDRRRGFKVSEKGVVLVTREMLGQPVGGGAIPKN
- a CDS encoding spinster family MFS transporter, which translates into the protein MQSTTQPEPTLPANRYRYYVLLMLTLVYAVNFIDRQIIGILSPFIKADLGLDDAQLGYLKGIYFALLYTLTGIPIAWLADRSNRINIVAISLTLWSGFTALSGLAGNYLQLVLCRIGVGIGEAGGTPPAHSIIADLFQPKQRATAMAIYALGIPFGIMLAYLASAFVLSGGQANWRTVMIAVGLPGIILALLLRFTVKEPTRQQQQTERQMPVSASVKRLLRTPSWWGMVMGITLSSFANYAVIAWQMDFFVRRFSEVSVVGLLVVFGVINGTLYALGVWAGGAIADRWGRTQPGAYAALPAVALCLGVPAFIVAIHTETLWLAISGFTVLLVTSGTYFGPCFAMAQTLSPANCRAMSTALFFFILNLIALGGGPTFVGILSDYYAPVYGGLTGLIKALEWLVVPFILSISVFAWTAKRLPRDLAAARAQ
- a CDS encoding acyl-CoA thioesterase is translated as MHIDELLSQTSTLENIATDRWQCCHPGLPDNWGQGRTAFGGITAGFLHHALSLVVDNDRSLRAYHTNFVGPVNFNTPFTLEVEKLRSGRNMSQYLAKLIQNESVCVCVQACFGVSRDSKIVVNKLPSHTMQLPKKAKFIPQIPKVTPKFFRHYELAIEQGQIPFSWSKHSHYHGWMRLKQPVSQFTYTHLISLIDAWPPAVIQQLKLPAPVSTVSWDIEIIEPMDTTSGNPWFAYQVDTKLANGGYAHTEATIWDDKDRVVALSRQTIAVFD